One window from the genome of candidate division WOR-3 bacterium encodes:
- a CDS encoding bifunctional nuclease family protein → MIEVKVAGVLFDSQNNSPVMLLKEVDGNKILPIFIGPIEAAAIAYVLENVKLSRPMTLDLMKLIIEGLKIKVKRVIITALKDDTFFAEIIIENDNKILSVDARPSDSVGLALRVQAPIYVAEEVMDEAGITMTEEEEARLSELRQHLRNIPPEEFGNYKM, encoded by the coding sequence ATGATAGAGGTAAAAGTCGCAGGCGTTCTATTCGATTCTCAAAATAATTCACCCGTGATGTTATTAAAAGAAGTAGACGGTAATAAAATTTTACCAATATTTATTGGTCCAATTGAAGCCGCGGCGATTGCTTATGTTTTAGAAAATGTAAAATTATCAAGACCGATGACTTTAGATTTGATGAAATTGATAATTGAAGGTTTAAAAATTAAGGTCAAACGCGTAATTATTACAGCCTTAAAAGACGATACATTCTTTGCAGAAATAATCATTGAAAACGATAACAAAATTCTTTCAGTAGATGCTCGGCCATCAGATTCGGTAGGATTGGCTTTACGAGTTCAAGCTCCGATTTATGTTGCGGAAGAGGTTATGGATGAAGCAGGAATCACAATGACCGAAGAAGAGGAGGCGCGGTTATCAGAACTTCGCCAGCACCTTCGTAATATTCCACCGGAAGAATTCGGTAATTATAAAATGTAA